A stretch of DNA from Anopheles ziemanni chromosome 3, idAnoZiCoDA_A2_x.2, whole genome shotgun sequence:
TggtttttcacttcttttctttctcaattttcaaattatttccacTCAGCATGAAACTTGAACAATACACACCGCTTTCCGCGAGGTTTGCTgatgaaattttctttttccatggAACGGTGCATTAGTTTTTTCCTTTACATAGCACTTTAACACTTCTTTTCACTACCAGGTGCACTTATTTTCCCTCTAGTGTTCCTGGCAAACACTTACCAGCAAAAGCAATTACAGCTCATTCATCATTTTCTAGGACAACATTTTTCACTTGCCAACGGTTTGAGTGGCTATGGTTTTATGCTTCTTGTATGATATTTCACACCCTTCAACGCAGAACacgctcacacacaaacactgttGGTTTCTTTAGAATATTTTACTAAcgcaataatttaaattgatacACCTTCACTGGGGATCGAATAAAGCAGATCAATTTTCGCTCGTATCACTTTTCATCTAATCCACTAGGTTGAAGCATGGCCTGCTTTTCTTCATCCACCAGCAAGTTGCTTCTCCGCTTCATTTTTAACTGCCGTTGGTTGATGTGGGCCAAGTCTCGCCCGCCCCTCGTTTGACAGCGGGATCGTGAGAAAATGTCGTTTCCGAGAACTTTCTTCGGAGCAAGAGCCTCCCTTTCCCACGCACGCAAATCTGTAATTAAAGACACCGGTCGACAAAGGAACCGTaaggaaagtaaaatttaGTAAAAATCAATCATGTCAGGTGTGCTGCTCGGGCTCGGatatttttgtgttgtttgtttctgaTTCGTGTCGAATGGTAGATTACGTTTGCACATGAATAGATAAACAAATGGACGCTAATCTATGTTCCGAGCATGGAACTAAAAATGCCAAGACGATGAAACGAAGAGAAATGACCGAGAAAATGTCAAAATGTTGTGTAATACCGGATGAGCGTTGGAAGGGAAAGATACCGGTGGGGATAATGTTGTGGATTGATTtatcattaaaaatgatttatggCAAAGGCGCAAAACGATTCGCTTTGTTGGGCTATGTTGGGTATTGGatagataaataaaatccacTCAGGGTGTTCTCAAGAACGTGttgataagaaaaacatgcagCTCAAGAAATAAAGAGAATCCGAGCTAGGGAAAATATGATAAAGTGTAAAGTGGAAACATCGAGCATAAAACATTCAACCATGTTCGCACAACGTCACGGAGATGGCAAgctaaatataataaaataaatcaaccgaAGCAATCAAATTTCGTCCCAAACGGTATCGAATTCGATACGGGTGGGGGAAGCATGATTGTATGGCTTGTGGGTAAATATGGCGCAAACAAATTAATACGAAATTTAATCCCACTACAAAGACCATATTTCAGACCCACGTgccacaataaaaaaaaatgctgcttCTACCAACACAAACCAAGCGACGGTTTCTACCGTTCCCATCCGGTTTGGTTCGGAGTTTTATTCAGATTTTCGAACGGCAGCTGAATTGAAATTGTAAGCTATCCACGAGAAGTTCCCAGTAGATTTGATTATCTTGGTCTGTTTCATTTAATCTTTTGATCAATTTACTGTATTAACTTGTCAAAAGAATCCAAAGAAAAGCGAGACATTTGCCCCTagaaggcaaataaaaactCGAATTTGGGGAGAAACTCTGAAGTACattaaatgaaacataatCCTATTTCCCATCGGCACGTGGCAAGAGAGGATAGCGTAACATAATGTGTTGCAGATGGATCGGTTTTGGGACTGCAAAACaattgcaaaaaaagaaacaaaatgaaataatctCACAACCGATAAGCTCCAGTAGTTTGGGGAGATGTTCTTTTCCCAGGAATAAAGACGCTAAGATTAACGTGATTTCAATTTATCTTAGAATGTTATGGAaagcaagtggttgggaatttTCGTGAttgtttatcttctttttAAGATTATATATTCTTTTCCCGGTGCGAACAGCAAAGGCAACAGCACACAAATATTTATGCTAAGAGTATTAACCGCTGGAAAGATTGGCCGGCCGTGGCCGGAAACGGAATTGCGaaagtgcaaaagaaaaacaggtaTTACGTTGTTCCGGTGGCGTTGGCGTCGATGGTGTGACTACGGAATAATATTCAAAACTCCCAACCATTATCACCAGCTGCTAACTTACAGGCTTCACTGATTGTTCTTCGTCATTGTTTTGCTTGTCGTTCGCGACGTcggtatttttaaaattgatgTCACTCGAGGCAAACAGTGACAGCGTGTGGTAGAGTGGCGGTTACCTTTTTCTCTCATCTTACAGTCAGCCTTCTGTCGCTATCACGGTTCATTCTTCCTCTTCTCCCGTCTTCACTAACAACAATAGGGCCCGAACTTGGCAGCAACAGTGACAGCATGGCAAAGCGGCAGCTACTTTTGGCAGCAGTTGGTAGGTGTGTGCTTACGTTATTTAATGTGGTTGTACCGCCTACAGCATCTGCAACCACAATGCTGTCCATTTTCGCTGCTGGTTGTTTGGGTGGAACGTGAATAATTACGCAGACAGGGAGACTTGTCATAACAAAAGGTTATAGCTGGGGGCGCTGGTAGATTTAAGTTCATATCAGCTTACTCAAAACATTCTGTTCCGATAGCTCAAGTCGATGGTTCAGCTTAGactaaaatacatttattgatGTAATCTTACAAGTTATCTTAACGCTAGATCTTATCTCACAAACACTTATTACTTAGCTATCACTAACATATCTACTACTGGTAACATAATTATCTTATGCAAAGGACTGTGCTACTGGGGCATCCTTTGCCTACTTTACGGCGCTAACATCCCGACCaccataaaaattcaaatttttataaACTAATTAAACTATTTACACTGTTGAACCTTTCCTCCTTCCTTTCTGTTGCCCTCAAATGGAAGTACGCATAACTTGGCAACTGGCCTTTTCACTTTATCCGACTGAGCTGTGCGCAAAGTAACTACCCTGACTATACCGTCCTTCCCTGGGTGCACTTCTATCACTCGTGCCAATGGCCATTTGTTTGGTGGCATATTGTCATCACGAATGATAACCATTATTCCAGGTTCTATAGCCGTCGCAGGCATACTCCACTTATTCCTAACGTGCAGCTGATGCAGATACTCGGATCGCCATCGAGCCCAAAAGTGCTGAAATCGCTGTTGAATCACCCGCCAATGATTCAACCTGCCTTCCGGAATATCCCGCAGATCAATATCCGGGACCTGCTGCATATTTGAACCCGTGATAAAGTGGCCCGGTGTAAGTGCTTCCAAATCTGCAGGGTCATCCGACATCGGAGTGATAGGTCGCGAATTCAGGCAACATTCTACCTGCGCCAACAGCGTGACCATATCTTCATACGTGGTAGCTGCGTCTCCCAATACACGATGTAGATGACGCTTCATCGACTTAACCGCTGCCTCCCAAAGTCCTCCGAAGTGGGGAGCTCCGGGCGGAATGAAACTCCATTTCAAACCTCGTTCGCTGCTCCAAGTTGTTACCTCTGCCTGAAATTGAGAGGAACTAAGCAGATCATAGAGTTTACGCAGTTCGTTGGCGGCTCCCTTGAAGTTGGTGCCATTGTCGGAGTGCAGTTCAGCCACTAATCCTCGCTTCGACACGAATCTTCGGAGTGCCGCTATGAAGGCTGCCGTGGACAGAGAGGAAACCAACTCCAGATGCACTGCCCGCGTAAcgaagcacacaaacactgcGATGTATGCCTTTGTGGGTGCTGCCTTCCTATGACCGCCCTTGATGTACACTGGGCCGCAGTAATCCACACCCGATATGGCAAACGGTCTCGCTTCCGCTACTCTTGCTGCAGGTAACTCTCCCATTGGTTGCACCACCAGCTTCGGCTTATTCTTGAAGCAGCTGACACACTGCCGCTGCACTTGCCGAACCACTGACCTCACTCCCATGATCCAAAATCGTTGTCGTAATGAGGTCAACATCAACTGTGGCCCAGCATGAAGCAAGTTGACATGGTAATGTAACGCCAACAACCTCGCCAACGGATGCCCTTTGGGAATTATTATGGGATGCTTTGCTGCCTCACTCATATGCGCGTTCTGAAGCCGTCCCTTGACACGAATCAATCCGTCTTCGCCCAGAAATGGATCGCAGAACCTCAAGTCCGAAGCACTCGGCAAACTCCTTCCTTTCTTCAACGTGTCCAGCTCTGCCGCCAATTGCTCCCTCTGTGCCAAGCGGCAAAGCGTTGACTCCGCCTTCCTTAAATCCTCCGTGGTCAACGGTGCCATTTCCTCTGACGTTGGTTTTGCATGCGACCTTAGAGCGTGGAGATATCGCTGACAATATCCCACAACTCTGCGCAGCTTCGTGTATGTGGAGCACAGGGAGTAGAGTCGGTCACTAAAGTTCTCTTCGTCAAGCGAAGAGGCTAGTACCGCTGTTGCTCGTTCTTCTCCTGTAGGTTCCAATGCCTTTGCATTGTTTGGCAATGCTGGCCACGATTCTTCCTCCAAGGAGAGCCATGTTGGCCCCGACCACCATTGCTTGGTGTCGATAAGTGCCTCCGGATCCACACCTCTAGACACCAGATCCGCCGGGTTCTCGACTCCCGGCACGTGTCTCCATTGAGCTCCTTCCGCGTTCCGCTGGATCTTTGATGTGCGATTCGCTACGAATGTCTTCCAATTTCCATGAGGAGAATTCACCCAATGCCACACAGTCATGGAATCCGTCCATAAAAAGGCAGGCGCTCCTTCCGGCAGGACCTTCTTCACTAACCGATATATGTTGCTGCCCAAGAGCGCTGCACATAACTCCAATCTAGCGATCGTTATCTTTTGCTTCAACGATACCAACTTCGATTTCGATATAAAGAAGTTCACTGTCGCCTTTTCGCCAACTTTCTGACAACGGATGTAACAACAAGCTCCATACCCCCTTTCCGATGCGTCGCAGAATATATGCACTTGTTTTTCCATACTGCTATCCGTTACCACTGGTCTTGGAACTTCTATCTTTGATAGTGCCGTAAGTTGGGGAAAGAACGCCATCCATTCTGCAAACAAGCCTTCTGGTAACACATCGTCCCAGTCCCAGCGTTTTCCCTTGGCATCCTTCAAAGTTACTATACGTTGCAAAAGCAGCTTTGCCTTCATCTTAACAGGATCGAGGAATCCTAATGGATCATATACTTTCGCGAGGCATCCCGATACCTGCCGTTTCGTGCGTAGGGTTTCGATCTGTGGCGGTAGCCTAACTTGAACACTCAAGACGGCCGACGATGTGTTCCACGACAAGCCCAATGTGGACACCGTACCTGTAGGCTCCGTCCCAAACTCATAATTTCCTGCCTTCGCGATGTGCTCTGGTGTGATTGCTGCAAGCGCTTCTGGCTCATTGGAAGCCCACTTGCGGAGGCCAAACCCTCCCATGCTGAGCAACTCACTGAGCTCCTTTACCATGTTTCCCGCTTCCTCTATGGTCGCTGCGCCGGACAAGATGTCGTCAACATAGAAATCATTTGCGCAGCGTGACGCCATGGGAAACTGATGCCCTTCATCTTCGAAAATCTTAAATAATGTCCTGATTGCTAGGAAGGGTGCACACGCGGTCCCATACGTTACCGTATTCAGAACGTAGACCCCAACTGGATCATTGGCGGTTTCTCTCCATAATATTCGTTGTagatttttatcttcttccgcCACCAAGACCTGCCGATACATTTTTTCTACATCAGCCACAAAGGCCACAGGCCTCATCCTGAATCTGAGAAGAATGACTTCTATGTCGTCTTGTAATCGCGGTCCAGTCAACAAAATGTCGTTTAAGCTTAGCCCGGTACCACAACGGCATGATGCATCGAACACCACTCGACACTTTTTCGTCAATCCATCAGTCTTCCAAACTGCCTGGTGCGGTAGGTAAAACCGTGGCGTGCCCTCTGCCATCTTATCTTCTACATAAGTTGACACCTTTGTCATATGCCCTAGTCTGATGTATTCGGACATAAATTCCTTGTACGCGGCACCCAGGTTCGGCTCCTTGATCATACGCCTTTCAA
This window harbors:
- the LOC131284202 gene encoding uncharacterized protein LOC131284202 produces the protein MVRQLKRVYNDKLAGVDFFYEFVENYTENQQCQISSLLISLEEAKSNFESAREKLLTEHEECDTVELLTEKQAFYGKFHRVKGFLLEKQDGADGHRPAANSTMANASFTNSQVRLPKIDLPAFDGDKTKWMSFKDRFTAMVHDAELSDIMKLQYLLASLKGDAARLFDHVKLVEGNYNSTWQALLDRFDDAKMLKRNYFKALVDLQPMAAATAEELTRIVNESKRLVLGMDRLQEPVSSWDTPLSSLVRYKFDEQTLMAFELIAAEQKTDTFKALMEFCERRIKILTNSVVHTQNRIDTRPATRGTNHDHQSTRKPTQRPYPASMSCAAQTGNMLRGCVLCKADHHIARCERFAKMSLSERQQIAKVESLCFNCLGKEHQARFCKAQSRCGNCQKRHHTLVCNKTNPITPRTESSISATTYIQAPVDSQPPQEKMIWLSTAQVLICNDEGREFPARALLDQGSQSNFMSERLVQQLKLKKRRLNKPLSGIGAVSLKAETMVGATMKSRASTFVSRVNWLVLRNITANFPAQTRNTESWNIPQALILADPAFFRSERIDLLIGAELFGELLQQGQLKLAPHLPKLLESSLGWIVCGREERVSEDAAEVVCSCLADNDLGAIFEKLVSLEAIPEERVRSEQDEECENLYLNTTRRTESGRYVVKLPKVANFEERLGDSLQPALKRLAAIERRMIKEPNLGAAYKEFMSEYIRLGHMTKVSTYVEDKMAEGTPRFYLPHQAVWKTDGLTKKCRVVFDASCRCGTGLSLNDILLTGPRLQDDIEVILLRFRMRPVAFVADVEKMYRQVLVAEEDKNLQRILWRETANDPVGVYVLNTVTYGTACAPFLAIRTLFKIFEDEGHQFPMASRCANDFYVDDILSGAATIEEAGNMVKELSELLSMGGFGLRKWASNEPEALAAITPEHIAKAGNYEFGTEPTGTVSTLGLSWNTSSAVLSVQVRLPPQIETLRTKRQVSGCLAKVYDPLGFLDPVKMKAKLLLQRIVTLKDAKGKRWDWDDVLPEGLFAEWMAFFPQLTALSKIEVPRPVVTDSSMEKQVHIFCDASERGYGACCYIRCQKVGEKATVNFFISKSKLVSLKQKITIARLELCAALLGSNIYRLVKKVLPEGAPAFLWTDSMTVWHWVNSPHGNWKTFVANRTSKIQRNAEGAQWRHVPGVENPADLVSRGVDPEALIDTKQWWSGPTWLSLEEESWPALPNNAKALEPTGEERATAVLASSLDEENFSDRLYSLCSTYTKLRRVVGYCQRYLHALRSHAKPTSEEMAPLTTEDLRKAESTLCRLAQREQLAAELDTLKKGRSLPSASDLRFCDPFLGEDGLIRVKGRLQNAHMSEAAKHPIIIPKGHPLARLLALHYHVNLLHAGPQLMLTSLRQRFWIMGVRSVVRQVQRQCVSCFKNKPKLVVQPMGELPAARVAEARPFAISGVDYCGPVYIKGGHRKAAPTKAYIAVFVCFVTRAVHLELVSSLSTAAFIAALRRFVSKRGLVAELHSDNGTNFKGAANELRKLYDLLSSSQFQAEVTTWSSERGLKWSFIPPGAPHFGGLWEAAVKSMKRHLHRVLGDAATTYEDMVTLLAQVECCLNSRPITPMSDDPADLEALTPGHFITGSNMQQVPDIDLRDIPEVPKPIHLQHIMLRYPLLPRADGK